One genomic region from Gemmobacter aquarius encodes:
- the pyrF gene encoding orotidine-5'-phosphate decarboxylase: MSDDRLIVALDVPNVVQGLELAQRMGDAVSFYKIGLGMLTGGGLALANELKGEMGKKIFLDMKFFDIGATVEAAVRGVARYDLDFLTVHGDPQVVRAAAEGKAGTGLKILAVTVLTSLDRADLDANMIVAGDIHAITIERAARALEAGADGVIASPQEAAAIRALPQAAGKLIVTPGVRPAGAALGDQKRVATPFQAISDGANHIVVGRPIWQAKDPAAAARAVIAELP, from the coding sequence ATGTCCGATGACCGCCTGATCGTTGCCCTCGACGTGCCGAACGTGGTGCAAGGGCTGGAATTGGCCCAACGCATGGGCGACGCGGTCAGCTTCTACAAGATCGGCCTTGGCATGCTGACGGGCGGCGGGCTTGCCTTGGCAAACGAACTCAAGGGCGAGATGGGGAAGAAAATCTTCCTCGACATGAAATTCTTCGACATCGGCGCAACCGTCGAAGCAGCGGTGCGCGGCGTGGCGCGCTATGACCTCGACTTCCTGACCGTGCACGGCGACCCGCAGGTGGTGCGCGCAGCGGCCGAAGGCAAGGCGGGAACGGGGCTGAAAATCCTTGCTGTCACGGTCCTCACCTCGCTCGACCGCGCCGACCTTGATGCCAACATGATCGTTGCGGGCGACATCCATGCCATCACCATCGAACGCGCGGCACGGGCACTGGAAGCGGGCGCCGACGGCGTCATCGCCAGCCCGCAAGAGGCCGCAGCGATCCGCGCCCTGCCCCAAGCGGCAGGCAAGCTGATCGTAACCCCCGGCGTCCGCCCCGCAGGCGCGGCGCTTGGCGACCAGAAGCGCGTTGCCACACCGTTTCAGGCGATTTCCGATGGCGCGAACCACATCGTCGTCGGCCGCCCGATCTGGCAGGCCAAAGACCCCGCCGCCGCAGCGCGGGCGGTGATCGCCGAACTTCCATAG